ATGCCGGCTAGCCAGAAGCCCAGGGTGGCCAGCAGGCTGATGCCCAGGTAGGCCACCACCATGTACTTGGCGACCATGTGCGAGCGCGGCATGACCTTCTCCGAGCGATCCGACGACTCGGTCTGGAACAGGCGCATGCCGCCGATGCGCAGCATCGGCAGGATCGCCACGGCCATGGCGATGAAGCCGATACCGCCCAGCCAGTGCAGCAGCGAGCGCCAGATCAGGATGCCCGGCGACATGCTGTCCAGGCCGCTGAAGATGGTGGCGCCGGTGGCGGTGATGCCGGACATGCTCTCGAAGTAGGCATCGGTGAAGCTGGTGTGCAGGCCGAACAGGAAGGGCAGCGCGGCGAAGAACGACACCAGCAGCCAGCTCGACACGGTGAGCATGTACATGTCGCGCGGGCGCAGGTGCACCTGCCGGCCGCGGCCCTGGAGGAACATGCCCAGGCCGCAAATGAAAGTAATCAGGCTCGACCAGAGAAAGGCATTGATCCCCGGTGGCTGCGCATAGATCAGCAGGGTCACTACCGGCACCAGCATGGCGATCGCCAGGGTCAACAGGAAGATGCCGTTGATCAGTGCCAGGGTGCGCAGGGTCGGCAAGGACATGTCGGGCTTCCGTTCGGGCTGAAGAGGTTGCAGCGGCTCAGTGCCGCCAGAACGCCGGGGTAAATAGGACGAGTACGGTGAGAATTTCCAGGCGGCCGAGCAACATGCCCAGGGTCAGTAGCCATTTGGCACCATCAGGCAGGCTGGCGAAGTTGCCGGCGGGGCCGATGATCGGGCCCAGGCCGGGGCCGACGTTGCACACGGCGGTGGCTGCGCCGGTGAGTGCGGTGACCCAGTCCAGACCGAACAGGGTCAGGGCCATGGCAATTACGCCGATGGTGATGGTGAAGAAAAAGGAAAAGGTGATCAGCGAGCGGACGATATCTTCGTCGAGGTTATGGTTGTTGTATTGCTGCTTGATCACCGCGCGTGGGTGCACCAGTTGCTGCAGGTTGGCCTTGAGCAGCACATAGGCGACCTGGAAACGGAAAACCTTCAAGCCGCCCGAGGTGGAGCCAGAGCAGCCACCAATAAAGGTCAGGTAGAAGAACAGCAGCACTGCAAAGCTACCCCAGGTCGTGTAATCGCCCAGTGCGTAACCGGTCGTGGTGACCACGGAAGTGGTGTTGACCGCTACGATGCGCACGGCATCCAGCCAGGTATTGTCCGAGTGAGCCCACAACCAGGTGCCAACCACCAGCCAGCTGAGGATCAGGAAACCGAGCAGGCCACGCACCTGGTGATCCTTGATCAGGGCCTTGCGATGACCACGCAGGGTCGCGACATAGAGGGTAAAGGGCAGGCTGCCAAGCAGCATGAAGACAACCGCGACCCAGTGTACGGCTGGTTGTTGCCAGTGTGCGAGGGATGAGTCGGAAGTGGAAAAGCCACCTGTGGAAATTGAGGCCATCGAGTGGTTGATTGCTTCGAACGGTGTCATGCCGGCGACCCAGAAGGCCAGAAAGCCCAGCAGTGTCAGTAGTACATAGACATACAGGATGTACTTGGCTGCCATGTGCGAGCGCGGCATGACCTTCTCGCTCCAGTCCGAGGACTCGGTCTGGAACAGGCGCATGCCACCGACCCGCAGCAGCGGCAGGATGGCCACCGCCATGCCGATGAAGCCGATACCACCCAGCCAGTGCAGCATCGAGCGCCAGATCAGGATGCCCGGCGACATATTGTCCAGCCCGGTCAGCACGGTGGAGCCGGTGGTGGTGATACCGGACATGGTCTCGAAGAAGGCGTCGGTGTAGCTGATATGGGCGATCAGCACCATCGGCAGGGCGGCGAAGCCACACACCACCACCCAGCTGGCGGTGGTCAGCAGGTACATGTCGCGCGGGCGCAGGTGCATGTGCTGCGGGCGGCCGCGAATCAGCAGGAGCAGGCCGGCGACGAAAGTGATCAGGCTCGACCAGAGAAAGGCGTTGAGATCATCGGTGCGTTCGAAGCTGAGCAGGGTCAGCATCGGGATGACCATGCTGACCGCCAGGGTAATGAGGAAGATTCCGAGAATGAAGCCGATGACGCGCAAGGTCGGCGAGGCCATGAACAAGGCTCTGATTGTAGGCAGGTGGGCATTCTAGCCTGCCCGCCAGGCGGCCTGTAAATCTGCGTCTGGGGGCTTCACAGCGGCATGCCGATTCATAGAATAACCACCCCATCGCCGGCCCGCTCCGGTTTGCAGAAGTCCTAGCGTCATGTCCGAAAACAGTCCTTGCCTGAGTTGTGGCGCCTGTTGCGCGCATTTCCGGGTGTCGTTCTACTGGGGGGAGTGTCAGTCTGCCGGTGGCAGCGTGCCCGATCAGCTGGTCGAGCAGGTCAACAGCCACCGTGTGGCCATGCTCGGCACCGCCAGCAAGCCGGTGCGTTGCGTCGGTTTGCAGGGCGAAGTCGGCTGCGCAGTCAGCTGCAGCCTGTACGAGCAGCGCTCCAGTACCTGCCGCGAGTTCAGCGCCAGCTGGGAAGATGGCGCGGCCAACCCCAATTGCGATGCCGCCCGTGCCGCTTACGGCCTGCCGGCGCTGGTGCCGGTGGCAGACGCGGAGTGCTGCGCGTAATCGGCTAGAATGCCGAGCTGTTTCCCCGGGAGAAGCCCATGCAAGCGCTCGATCTGTTGCTCAACCGTGTTTCCGTGGGCCGTCTGCTCGAACCGGCGCCCGATGCCGCCCAGCGCGAGCTGCTGTTCCGCGCCGCCCTGCGTGCGCCGGATCATGGCCAGCTGCGCCCCTGGCGCTTCCTCACCGTGGAAGGCGAGGCCCGTGTGCGCCTCGGTGAGCTGTTCGCCGCGGCTTTGGCCGCCGGCAATCCCGAGGTCAAGCCGGAGGCGCTGGACAAGGCCCGCGCCATGCCGCTGCGCGCACCGCTGCTGGTGGTGGTGATCGCCCGTCTCAGCGATCACCCCAAGGTGCCGCAGCAGGAGCAACTGCTGGCGGCTGGCAGCGCCGCCCATGGCATCCTGCTGGCGGCCCATGCCCAGGGCCTCGGCGCCATGTGGCGCACCGGCGAGCTGAGCTACCACCCGCAGGTGATGGCCGGGCTGGGCCTGAGCGCCAGCGAGCGCATCGTCGGTTTCCTTTATCTCGGTAGCGTGGAAGGCGAGCGGCGTGTGCCGCAGGCGCTGGAGCCGGCCGATTTCGTGGCGGCCTGGCAGGGCTGATCGGCCCGCCTGGCAAGGATTTACAGCGCAGCGCCGTTCAGTGGCAGCTCGAGGGTGGCGACGAAGCCGCCCTGCGGGTGATTGTCCAGCAGCAGGCGCCCGCCATGGCGCTCCGCCGCCTTGCGCGCGATGGCCAGGCCCAGGCCGTGTCCGGCGGCGGCCTGGTCGGGGGCGCGGAAGAACGGCTCTCCCAGTTTCTCCAGCAGCTCCGGGGCGACCCCTGGGCCGTGGTCGCGCACGCTGATCAGCAACTGCTGACCCTGGCTGTGCAGGCGCAGCTCGATGGGCTGGCCGGCAGGGTTGAAGCGCATGGCGTTGCGCAGCAGGTTGTCCAGGGCGCGGCCGAGCATGGCCGGCCAGCCCTGCAGCTCCAGGGTGGGCTGGCGCTCGACCAGCAGGGCCTGCTCGGGAGCGCTGAGGCGGGCATCGGCCTGCAGCTCGTCGAGCAGGCGGTCGAAGTCGATGGCCTGGGCCGCGCCCGGATCGGCGTCCAGGCGGGCGAGGGCGAGAATCTCGCTGATCAGATCTTCCAGGCGGTCGCATTCGCGGGTCAGGCGCTGCCACAACTGTTCGCGCGCTGCCGGCTCGGCCCGTTCGGCCAGGGCCAGGGCGATGCGCAGGCGCGCCAGCGGTGAGCGCAGCTCGTGGGACACGTCGCGCAGCAGCTGGCGCTGGCTGCCGATCAGCCCCTGCAGACGTGCGCCCATGCGGTTGAAGTCGCGCGCCAGCACGCCGAACTCGTCGCCGCGAGCGGCCAGGCGGGCCAGGCTGTTCTGCTGGTAGGCGGTCTGCCCGAGGTCGTGCACGGCA
The window above is part of the Pseudomonas alcaligenes genome. Proteins encoded here:
- a CDS encoding TrkH family potassium uptake protein — its product is MASPTLRVIGFILGIFLITLAVSMVIPMLTLLSFERTDDLNAFLWSSLITFVAGLLLLIRGRPQHMHLRPRDMYLLTTASWVVVCGFAALPMVLIAHISYTDAFFETMSGITTTGSTVLTGLDNMSPGILIWRSMLHWLGGIGFIGMAVAILPLLRVGGMRLFQTESSDWSEKVMPRSHMAAKYILYVYVLLTLLGFLAFWVAGMTPFEAINHSMASISTGGFSTSDSSLAHWQQPAVHWVAVVFMLLGSLPFTLYVATLRGHRKALIKDHQVRGLLGFLILSWLVVGTWLWAHSDNTWLDAVRIVAVNTTSVVTTTGYALGDYTTWGSFAVLLFFYLTFIGGCSGSTSGGLKVFRFQVAYVLLKANLQQLVHPRAVIKQQYNNHNLDEDIVRSLITFSFFFTITIGVIAMALTLFGLDWVTALTGAATAVCNVGPGLGPIIGPAGNFASLPDGAKWLLTLGMLLGRLEILTVLVLFTPAFWRH
- a CDS encoding YkgJ family cysteine cluster protein, whose product is MSENSPCLSCGACCAHFRVSFYWGECQSAGGSVPDQLVEQVNSHRVAMLGTASKPVRCVGLQGEVGCAVSCSLYEQRSSTCREFSASWEDGAANPNCDAARAAYGLPALVPVADAECCA
- a CDS encoding nitroreductase family protein; its protein translation is MQALDLLLNRVSVGRLLEPAPDAAQRELLFRAALRAPDHGQLRPWRFLTVEGEARVRLGELFAAALAAGNPEVKPEALDKARAMPLRAPLLVVVIARLSDHPKVPQQEQLLAAGSAAHGILLAAHAQGLGAMWRTGELSYHPQVMAGLGLSASERIVGFLYLGSVEGERRVPQALEPADFVAAWQG
- a CDS encoding HAMP domain-containing sensor histidine kinase yields the protein MRSLFWRIFASFWLAIALVAGLSMLLGHALNQDAWILGHHPAVKDLPQQWSQLYATRGAEAAQGLLEQHKQRWHVDTQVLDSDGQPLVYGTFPPRAAAFEARRGDDRPLPWRRLTREYTNPHNGQTYLFIFRIPHPELGAWHRDSLFWPLSALGIALVVLTALSLLLTLSITRPLGRLRGAVHDLGQTAYQQNSLARLAARGDEFGVLARDFNRMGARLQGLIGSQRQLLRDVSHELRSPLARLRIALALAERAEPAAREQLWQRLTRECDRLEDLISEILALARLDADPGAAQAIDFDRLLDELQADARLSAPEQALLVERQPTLELQGWPAMLGRALDNLLRNAMRFNPAGQPIELRLHSQGQQLLISVRDHGPGVAPELLEKLGEPFFRAPDQAAAGHGLGLAIARKAAERHGGRLLLDNHPQGGFVATLELPLNGAAL